The following proteins come from a genomic window of Pseudomonas sp. MAG733B:
- a CDS encoding SRPBCC family protein produces MNTLQPDTLIKNPQGCHVVSSVEVPANAAQVWAVVGNFAGFDRFIPALSHIEMTGEGVASLRKKFFKDGNLVVEQLNFRDDRALSMTWTTIYNTLGVANLWAAMQVEALDADKSRATWTIIAEPAQGGAEALPGFKDFVQGFADDAMSNVCKLFA; encoded by the coding sequence ATGAACACTCTGCAACCCGATACCCTGATCAAAAATCCGCAAGGCTGCCACGTCGTGTCCTCGGTGGAAGTCCCTGCCAATGCCGCACAGGTCTGGGCCGTTGTTGGGAACTTTGCCGGCTTCGACCGGTTCATTCCGGCGCTATCGCACATCGAAATGACTGGCGAGGGCGTGGCGTCCTTGCGCAAGAAGTTTTTCAAGGACGGCAACCTGGTGGTCGAGCAACTCAACTTCCGCGACGATCGAGCGTTGAGCATGACCTGGACCACGATCTATAACACTTTGGGCGTAGCGAATTTGTGGGCGGCGATGCAGGTAGAGGCGCTGGATGCGGACAAGTCGCGGGCGACCTGGACCATCATTGCAGAACCCGCTCAGGGCGGCGCCGAGGCGCTGCCGGGGTTCAAGGATTTCGTCCAAGGTTTTGCCGATGATGCGATGAGCAATGTGTGCAAGTTGTTTGCGTAA
- a CDS encoding non-ribosomal peptide synthetase translates to MRRLDILLAGQSQALTDLALELEQHGHALTRITTLDERAPEHADLVINDASLPVQIFNDAPHLTLQLGISLSGASGLPSLDALCTVGSTLLTHVPIADEPSGNGQSLRLRAVAELVDHVALLVSRYSRDAEYFQLCEPTAPAHFDKVENLLFLECLAFVHRRNATAEPRLLELAQVPMIERLEQRFVQSGERRALNVAGASLDYRQLHALSRAIQQRLQPLLDQHEGPLVVGICLPKCSALYAGILAILGSGAVYLPLEPSHPLQRQQYILSNAGAVLLLHDGQHPLAAEMPGLDITAIDVKAMNPALPLMRQRPDIAAPCMALYTSGTTGHPKGVLLSQANLAHFSAWYADYVLLTDQSRVLQFSSLSFDSSLIDIFPTLLQGAELIVPSDDQRRDPLQLVELIRHQRLSHAFLPPALLSILPLEQLQNLDHVMTGGDVCEPWVVQQLTRQGKLYNLYGPTEATVLITARRLQSGDNNRTLGDPIANSQVLILDEDSQPVTEQTVGELYIAGPGVCLGYLNNPQQTAERYLDLTLPDGQNLRAYRTGDMAKWASEGIELCGRRDNQVKIRGFRVEPEEIERCLRDSQLYRQVAVVIDNHRRILAFLAQPQEDGPGAARDALKAHTMQFLPDYMQPVAWTELASMPYASNGKVDRKALLELPVSVSENTTRRLPASADEVLLLEIWAELLELPASDISTDESFFNLGGHSILLSRMLLRLREAFGRSISINRFIELPTITKLATLVRGSGSEEVLSEQAMADASRALDVQALPISRMGDVHKVIVTGANSFVGVHIVEALLARGASEVACLVRDGNGQSAVERFAQALRENRLEHLDLSRVRVYAADITRPQLGLADEVYQRLDREFGALVHNAANVNHVLDYESLARDNVEPIFECLRLCEGRSKKIFNFVSTLSASSTISADGRVLELPAALTPPIYIKNGYNLSKWVGERILERARERGVQVNLYRPGNISFNSLTGVCQPHKNRLMLMLKGSIQLGQVPEFALNFDLMPVDFLARFIAFHASRYQPEKPVFNLHNPEPLSWDSYVASFRETGREFSLVSVADWQQQLGRVDSDNALFGVLGFYLNGFEEDIGDISMIGHDNAQAGVWQMGARYPEKSPALLRRGCDYLKEINFI, encoded by the coding sequence ATGAGACGTCTCGACATTCTGCTCGCTGGACAAAGCCAGGCCCTGACCGACCTGGCGCTGGAACTCGAACAACACGGTCATGCACTGACGCGGATAACGACTCTTGATGAGCGAGCACCGGAGCATGCGGATCTTGTGATCAATGATGCCAGCCTGCCTGTGCAGATTTTCAATGATGCGCCGCACCTGACACTGCAACTGGGCATCAGCCTGTCGGGCGCATCTGGATTGCCCTCGCTGGACGCGCTTTGCACCGTCGGCTCCACGCTGCTCACTCATGTGCCGATCGCCGATGAACCTTCGGGCAACGGTCAGTCGCTGCGTCTGCGAGCTGTGGCGGAACTGGTGGATCACGTGGCGTTGCTGGTCAGCCGTTACTCCCGGGATGCCGAGTATTTTCAGCTCTGCGAACCCACCGCTCCCGCTCACTTCGACAAGGTTGAAAACCTGCTGTTTCTCGAATGCCTAGCGTTCGTTCATCGCCGCAATGCGACGGCTGAACCACGGCTGCTGGAACTCGCTCAAGTACCGATGATCGAGCGACTTGAACAGCGCTTCGTTCAGAGTGGCGAGCGACGGGCGTTGAACGTTGCCGGCGCCAGTCTCGACTATCGCCAACTGCACGCTCTGAGCCGTGCAATTCAGCAACGATTGCAGCCCTTGCTCGATCAGCATGAAGGTCCGTTGGTGGTGGGAATCTGCCTGCCAAAATGCAGCGCATTGTATGCGGGGATTCTGGCGATCTTGGGCAGCGGCGCGGTGTACCTGCCGCTGGAGCCGAGCCATCCGCTGCAACGTCAGCAGTACATCCTGTCGAATGCCGGCGCGGTGTTGCTGCTGCACGACGGGCAGCATCCGCTCGCAGCCGAAATGCCGGGCCTCGATATCACCGCTATCGACGTTAAGGCGATGAATCCGGCTCTACCGCTGATGCGCCAGCGCCCCGACATCGCCGCGCCGTGCATGGCGCTCTATACCTCGGGCACCACCGGCCATCCCAAAGGCGTGTTGCTCAGCCAGGCCAACCTCGCTCACTTCAGCGCGTGGTACGCCGACTACGTTCTGCTGACCGATCAGAGTCGGGTTTTGCAGTTTTCTTCGCTGAGTTTCGACTCGTCGCTGATCGATATTTTCCCGACCCTGTTGCAGGGAGCCGAGCTGATCGTGCCCAGCGACGACCAGCGTCGCGACCCGCTGCAACTGGTCGAGCTGATCCGTCATCAGCGACTGAGCCATGCCTTTCTGCCACCGGCGCTGTTGAGCATTCTGCCGCTGGAACAATTGCAAAATCTCGATCACGTAATGACCGGCGGCGATGTCTGCGAGCCTTGGGTCGTCCAGCAACTGACTCGCCAGGGCAAGCTCTACAACCTCTATGGTCCGACCGAAGCCACGGTACTGATTACTGCTCGACGGCTGCAATCCGGCGATAACAACCGGACACTCGGCGACCCGATCGCCAACAGTCAGGTGCTGATTCTCGATGAGGATTCGCAACCGGTGACCGAGCAGACCGTCGGTGAGTTATACATCGCAGGTCCCGGCGTGTGCCTGGGTTATCTGAACAACCCGCAGCAGACCGCCGAACGCTATCTGGACCTGACATTGCCCGATGGGCAGAACCTGCGTGCCTATCGCACCGGCGATATGGCGAAGTGGGCGAGCGAAGGCATCGAGCTGTGCGGAAGGCGCGACAATCAGGTGAAGATTCGCGGTTTTCGGGTCGAGCCGGAAGAGATCGAACGCTGCCTGCGTGACAGCCAGTTGTACCGTCAGGTGGCGGTGGTCATCGACAACCATCGGCGGATTCTGGCCTTCCTCGCCCAACCTCAGGAAGACGGGCCCGGCGCGGCTCGTGATGCGCTGAAGGCACACACCATGCAGTTTCTGCCGGACTACATGCAGCCCGTTGCGTGGACGGAACTGGCTAGCATGCCGTACGCCAGCAATGGCAAGGTCGATCGCAAGGCGTTGCTGGAGCTGCCGGTCAGCGTCAGCGAAAACACCACCCGACGCTTGCCCGCCAGCGCCGATGAAGTGCTGCTGTTGGAGATCTGGGCCGAGCTGCTGGAGTTGCCGGCAAGCGACATTTCCACCGACGAAAGCTTCTTCAATCTGGGCGGTCACTCGATCCTGCTGTCGCGCATGCTCCTGCGTTTGCGCGAAGCGTTCGGTCGCAGCATTTCTATTAACCGCTTCATCGAACTCCCCACCATCACCAAACTGGCGACACTGGTGCGCGGCTCCGGCAGCGAGGAAGTATTGAGCGAACAAGCGATGGCCGATGCCTCGCGCGCACTGGATGTGCAGGCGCTGCCCATCAGCCGCATGGGCGATGTGCACAAAGTGATCGTCACCGGCGCCAACAGCTTTGTCGGTGTGCACATTGTCGAAGCGTTGTTGGCGCGGGGCGCCAGTGAAGTCGCCTGCCTGGTTCGCGACGGCAATGGGCAATCGGCTGTCGAGCGGTTTGCTCAGGCGTTGCGCGAAAACCGTCTGGAGCATCTGGACCTGAGTCGGGTAAGGGTCTACGCAGCGGATATCACGCGCCCGCAATTGGGGTTGGCCGATGAGGTTTACCAGCGACTGGATCGAGAGTTCGGCGCACTGGTGCACAACGCCGCCAACGTCAATCACGTCCTCGATTACGAGTCCCTGGCACGGGACAACGTCGAGCCGATTTTCGAATGCCTGCGGCTGTGCGAAGGGCGCAGTAAAAAGATCTTCAACTTTGTCTCGACGCTCTCGGCTTCCAGCACGATTTCCGCCGACGGCCGGGTACTTGAACTGCCTGCCGCACTGACTCCGCCGATCTACATCAAGAACGGCTACAACCTGTCCAAATGGGTCGGCGAACGAATCCTGGAACGCGCACGGGAACGCGGTGTGCAGGTCAATCTCTATCGCCCCGGCAACATCAGTTTCAACAGCCTCACGGGTGTGTGCCAGCCGCACAAGAACCGTTTGATGTTGATGCTCAAGGGCTCGATCCAGCTCGGCCAGGTGCCGGAGTTCGCGCTGAATTTCGACCTGATGCCGGTGGACTTCCTCGCCCGTTTCATCGCCTTCCATGCCAGCCGTTATCAGCCGGAAAAACCGGTGTTCAACCTGCACAACCCCGAGCCACTGAGTTGGGACAGTTATGTGGCGTCCTTTCGCGAAACGGGGCGGGAGTTCTCCCTGGTCAGCGTCGCCGACTGGCAGCAGCAACTGGGCCGGGTCGACAGCGACAACGCGCTGTTCGGCGTACTCGGTTTTTATCTCAACGGCTTCGAGGAAGACATCGGCGACATCTCGATGATTGGTCACGACAACGCCCAGGCCGGCGTGTGGCAGATGGGCGCGCGCTACCCGGAAAAGTCCCCGGCATTGCTGCGGCGCGGCTGCGACTACCTCAAGGAAATCAATTTCATCTGA
- a CDS encoding diiron oxygenase: MNAADYLSFADAWESRATIRTRPRRMLENDDKLIYPLSRQPLVLSETFLRECPEQRDFALVQTLYKFINDVVIFETEIVDKTARSIAKNRFAVTFPFACRYDAMTVVVDEDYHALVAMDFMQQTVAMTGITPIGLPDEIELSRAIPAAIALAPEHLRSAVELICVAIAENTVTGDVAAFAKDDTVKQSIKGLMADHLLDEGRHSGFWSRMVRIYWHTASDDDRQCIAHILPVFIGHYLTNDIQKSFDFRLIDALQISDAARQALKSEVSGLAFPINRHHPLVANIVRFFRSSSLLDSPCVQNALSDYLI, encoded by the coding sequence ATGAACGCCGCCGACTATCTGTCGTTCGCCGACGCCTGGGAGAGCCGCGCCACCATCCGCACCCGTCCGCGTCGCATGCTGGAGAACGACGACAAACTGATCTATCCCTTGAGCCGGCAACCGCTGGTGCTCAGTGAGACGTTCCTGCGCGAATGCCCGGAGCAGCGCGACTTCGCTCTGGTGCAAACACTCTACAAATTCATCAACGACGTGGTGATTTTCGAGACCGAGATCGTCGACAAGACCGCCCGCAGCATCGCCAAGAATCGCTTCGCCGTAACGTTCCCGTTCGCCTGTCGCTACGACGCGATGACCGTGGTGGTGGATGAGGATTACCACGCGCTGGTGGCGATGGACTTCATGCAGCAGACCGTCGCCATGACCGGCATCACGCCCATCGGGTTGCCCGACGAAATCGAGTTGAGCCGGGCGATTCCGGCGGCCATTGCGTTGGCGCCGGAGCATCTGCGCAGCGCCGTCGAGCTGATCTGCGTGGCCATCGCCGAGAACACCGTGACCGGCGACGTGGCGGCATTCGCAAAGGACGATACGGTCAAGCAATCGATCAAGGGCTTGATGGCCGACCACTTGCTCGACGAAGGCCGGCACTCCGGATTCTGGTCGCGGATGGTGCGCATCTACTGGCACACCGCGAGCGACGACGACCGCCAATGCATCGCGCACATCCTGCCGGTGTTCATCGGTCATTACCTCACGAACGACATCCAGAAGTCCTTCGACTTTCGCCTGATCGACGCCTTGCAGATCAGCGACGCCGCACGCCAAGCCCTCAAGAGCGAGGTGTCAGGGCTGGCCTTCCCAATCAACCGGCATCACCCGCTGGTGGCCAACATCGTGCGGTTTTTCCGCAGCAGTTCGCTGCTCGATTCGCCGTGCGTGCAAAACGCCTTGAGCGACTACCTGATTTGA
- a CDS encoding GntR family transcriptional regulator: MTQKPNPLSSIKVNGPIPAHLARSVIEQTLRSAILDGRLPCGIALRQQDLADLFGVSRMPVREALRQLEAQALLNVVAHKGAVVAPLVQGDAAETYALRILLESEALRLSVPLLEIADLEQAASYIDALETEHDYSEIGRLNRLFHMSLYCKAPNKRLLNLVEDGLNEEERFLRFNLEAMGLGKLSQEDHRAMLRAAEERDVEGSVKLLVFHLNRGVEVITRYLNSPEAQSRKTSK, encoded by the coding sequence GTGACACAAAAGCCCAACCCCCTCAGCAGTATCAAGGTTAACGGGCCGATTCCCGCTCACCTGGCACGCTCGGTGATCGAACAAACCCTGCGCTCGGCCATTCTCGATGGCCGCCTGCCTTGCGGTATTGCCCTGCGTCAGCAGGACCTGGCCGATCTTTTTGGTGTAAGCCGCATGCCGGTGCGCGAAGCCTTGCGCCAACTCGAAGCCCAGGCGTTGCTCAACGTGGTTGCCCATAAAGGCGCGGTGGTCGCGCCGCTGGTTCAGGGCGATGCGGCGGAAACCTACGCCCTGCGCATCCTGTTGGAGTCCGAAGCCTTGCGTCTGTCGGTCCCGTTGCTTGAAATCGCGGATCTGGAACAGGCTGCCAGCTACATCGACGCGTTGGAAACGGAACACGATTACAGCGAAATCGGCCGCCTCAATCGCCTCTTTCACATGTCGCTTTACTGCAAGGCACCGAATAAACGTCTGCTGAATCTGGTGGAAGACGGGTTGAACGAGGAAGAGCGCTTCCTGCGCTTCAACCTGGAGGCCATGGGCCTGGGCAAATTGTCCCAGGAAGATCACCGGGCCATGTTGCGCGCCGCTGAAGAGCGGGATGTCGAAGGCTCGGTGAAGTTGCTCGTATTTCACCTCAATCGTGGGGTCGAGGTCATCACCCGTTACCTCAACAGCCCTGAAGCCCAGAGCCGAAAAACCTCGAAGTAA
- a CDS encoding TauD/TfdA family dioxygenase — translation MSAVSASPAIAPQLFEIRPFSGAVGAEIIGLDLSRPINDQDFARIHRAHLDHHVVVFRDQRITPEQQIDFSRRFGVLQIHVLKQFLLANHPEILIVSNIVENGQNIGLGDAGKFWHSDLSYKELPSLGSMLHAQELPSEGGDTLFADMHKAWDSLPEALRKAVEGRSAAHSYTARYSETKFEGNWRPTLTPEQLAQVAEVVHPVVRTHPENGRKALFVSEGFTTRIVGLPEDESQQLLSELYAHSVQPQNIYRHQWQAHDLVFWDNRSLIHLAAGCPSYLRRKLYRTTIQGDAPF, via the coding sequence ATGTCAGCCGTATCCGCATCGCCAGCCATCGCGCCACAACTCTTTGAAATCCGCCCGTTCAGCGGTGCGGTGGGCGCCGAAATCATCGGCCTCGATTTGTCCCGCCCGATCAATGATCAGGACTTCGCCCGCATTCACCGCGCGCACCTGGATCATCACGTGGTGGTGTTCCGCGACCAGCGCATAACCCCTGAGCAACAGATCGATTTCAGCCGCCGTTTTGGCGTGTTGCAGATCCATGTGCTCAAGCAGTTTTTGCTGGCGAACCACCCGGAAATCCTAATCGTTTCCAACATCGTCGAGAACGGCCAGAACATTGGCCTGGGTGATGCCGGCAAGTTCTGGCACTCCGATCTCTCCTACAAAGAACTGCCGAGCCTGGGCTCGATGCTGCACGCTCAGGAACTGCCGTCCGAGGGCGGCGACACGCTGTTCGCCGACATGCACAAAGCTTGGGACAGCTTGCCCGAGGCATTGCGCAAAGCGGTGGAAGGTCGTTCGGCCGCGCACTCCTACACGGCGCGTTACAGCGAGACCAAATTCGAAGGCAACTGGCGCCCGACCCTGACACCGGAACAGCTCGCCCAAGTCGCCGAGGTGGTGCACCCGGTCGTACGCACCCACCCCGAAAACGGCCGCAAGGCGTTGTTCGTCAGCGAAGGTTTCACCACCCGCATCGTTGGCCTGCCGGAGGACGAGAGCCAGCAACTGCTGTCCGAGCTCTACGCCCACAGCGTGCAGCCGCAAAACATCTACCGCCATCAATGGCAGGCCCACGACCTGGTGTTCTGGGACAACCGTTCGCTGATCCACCTTGCTGCCGGATGCCCCAGCTATCTACGCCGCAAGCTGTATCGCACCACCATCCAGGGCGACGCGCCTTTCTGA
- a CDS encoding DUF3050 domain-containing protein, with protein MKTTKEHLEQKKAELSAHPIFAEIHSLPVLQRFMESHVFAVWDFMSLTKRLQQELTCTQLPWLPPRDPQAARLINEIVLGEESDDRPAQGHYSHFELYLDAMREVGANTAAVERFVALQQEGVSYDVALQSVEVDPAAARFVRHTLHIALHAPGHSVAAAFLHGRESVIPQMFQRILDDWGIGIEQAPTFRYYLERHIEVDSEDHGPAAEKLLARLVDGDPQREADVYASAIAAVESRIALWDGLRLSMSESLAEVNA; from the coding sequence ATGAAAACAACTAAAGAGCATCTTGAACAAAAGAAAGCCGAACTGAGTGCACACCCGATTTTCGCCGAAATACATTCGCTTCCGGTGTTGCAGCGCTTTATGGAAAGTCATGTGTTTGCGGTGTGGGACTTCATGTCGCTAACCAAGCGTTTGCAGCAGGAGCTGACCTGCACGCAATTGCCCTGGCTGCCACCGCGAGACCCGCAGGCGGCACGGTTGATCAATGAAATCGTGCTGGGTGAAGAATCCGATGACCGTCCGGCCCAAGGTCACTACAGCCATTTCGAGTTGTACCTGGATGCGATGCGTGAAGTCGGCGCGAATACCGCCGCCGTCGAGCGCTTCGTGGCGCTGCAACAGGAAGGCGTGAGCTACGACGTGGCGTTGCAAAGTGTCGAGGTCGACCCGGCAGCCGCACGGTTCGTGCGCCATACGCTGCACATCGCGTTGCATGCGCCGGGCCACAGCGTTGCGGCGGCGTTCCTGCATGGTCGCGAAAGTGTGATCCCGCAGATGTTCCAGCGCATTCTCGACGACTGGGGGATCGGTATCGAACAGGCTCCGACCTTTCGCTACTACCTCGAACGGCACATCGAAGTCGATTCTGAGGACCACGGCCCCGCCGCGGAAAAACTCCTCGCCCGCCTGGTCGATGGCGATCCGCAGCGCGAGGCAGACGTGTACGCCAGCGCCATCGCAGCCGTGGAAAGCCGCATTGCTCTGTGGGACGGCCTGCGCCTGAGCATGAGCGAATCACTGGCGGAGGTGAACGCATGA
- the lapD gene encoding cyclic di-GMP receptor LapD translates to MSLFKQLLIAICLFLVVAFTGSFMVSLESSRTQYVNQLRSHAQDAATALALSLTPNIDDPAMTELLVSSIFDSGYYASIRVVDLSNDKTLVERSGIPADTRVPDWFVKLIGLESAGGDAIVSRGWEQAARVEVVSHPMFALAKLWQSALGSLVWLLICGVVSAILGALLLRRQLKPLDYMVQQSHAIARREFLSLPQLPRTPELRRVVQAMNQMVEKLKALFQEQAERSEKLRVESYQDNLTGLANRRYFEMQLHARVSNPEQASSGYLLLLRVQDLAGLNQRLGGQRTDEFLQAVGEQLSRECARYPETLNLVTRIRGGEFAVLAPGLMREEALQLAQHLDSAMASLHATGATDVASVAAIGLAPFVYGDTPQAVLALADQALAQAEGQTDSNWVCLDHSALAGVGDDHHAWHNLLDQALNQRRFILFFQPVVASQDPQLVLHYKVLSRLIDDQGQSIPAGRFLPWLERFDWTARLDRLMLELVLEQMADHESSLALNLSSATLEDPQALNTVFELLRSHSNLGSRLTLEIGEEQLPDQAVLEDLTRRLRELGFSLSLQHFGGRFSMIGNLARLGLAYLKIDGSYIRAIDQESDKRLFIEAVQRAAHSIDLPLIAERVETEGELAVIREMGVYGVQGRLVGEPKPWG, encoded by the coding sequence ATGTCATTGTTCAAACAGCTGTTGATCGCTATCTGTCTGTTCCTGGTCGTCGCCTTCACCGGCAGCTTCATGGTCAGCCTCGAGAGCTCGCGTACCCAATACGTCAACCAATTGCGCTCCCACGCGCAGGACGCGGCGACGGCGCTGGCGCTGTCCCTGACGCCGAATATCGACGACCCGGCGATGACCGAGTTGCTGGTCAGCTCGATCTTCGACAGCGGTTACTACGCGAGCATCCGCGTGGTCGATCTGTCCAACGACAAGACACTGGTGGAGCGCAGCGGCATCCCGGCCGATACCCGCGTGCCGGACTGGTTCGTCAAACTGATCGGCCTGGAATCCGCTGGCGGCGATGCGATCGTCAGCCGTGGCTGGGAGCAGGCGGCGCGGGTCGAGGTGGTCAGCCATCCGATGTTCGCCCTGGCCAAGCTGTGGCAGAGCGCATTGGGCAGTCTCGTCTGGTTGCTGATATGCGGTGTGGTCAGCGCGATATTGGGCGCGCTGTTGTTGCGTCGGCAATTGAAACCGCTCGATTACATGGTCCAGCAGTCTCACGCCATTGCCCGTCGCGAGTTTCTCAGCCTGCCGCAACTGCCGCGCACGCCGGAATTGCGGCGCGTGGTGCAGGCCATGAATCAGATGGTCGAGAAGCTCAAGGCGCTGTTTCAGGAACAGGCCGAGCGCAGTGAAAAACTGCGGGTTGAGTCCTATCAGGACAACCTGACCGGTTTGGCCAACCGACGTTATTTCGAGATGCAATTGCACGCGCGGGTGAGCAACCCCGAGCAGGCCAGCTCCGGTTATTTGCTGTTGCTGCGGGTGCAGGATCTGGCGGGCCTTAATCAGCGTTTGGGCGGTCAACGTACAGACGAATTTTTGCAGGCAGTCGGCGAGCAGCTGTCTCGAGAGTGCGCTCGGTACCCGGAAACCCTGAACCTGGTCACACGGATTCGAGGTGGCGAATTTGCCGTGCTGGCGCCGGGGTTGATGCGCGAAGAAGCATTGCAACTGGCGCAGCACCTCGACAGCGCCATGGCCAGCCTGCATGCGACCGGCGCGACGGACGTGGCCTCGGTGGCCGCGATCGGGCTGGCGCCGTTCGTGTATGGCGACACCCCGCAAGCCGTGCTCGCGCTGGCGGATCAGGCGCTGGCGCAGGCTGAGGGGCAGACCGATTCGAACTGGGTCTGCCTCGATCACAGCGCCTTGGCCGGTGTCGGCGACGATCACCATGCCTGGCACAACTTGCTGGATCAGGCGCTGAATCAGCGGCGGTTCATCCTGTTTTTCCAACCGGTCGTGGCCAGTCAGGACCCGCAACTGGTGCTGCATTACAAAGTGCTTTCACGGCTGATCGACGACCAGGGCCAAAGCATTCCGGCCGGGCGCTTCCTGCCGTGGCTGGAGCGGTTCGACTGGACGGCGCGGCTGGATCGCCTGATGTTGGAGCTGGTGCTGGAGCAGATGGCCGACCACGAATCGTCCCTGGCGCTGAACCTGTCTTCGGCAACCCTGGAAGACCCGCAGGCGTTGAATACGGTTTTTGAATTGCTGCGCTCGCACTCCAATCTTGGATCGAGGCTGACCCTGGAAATCGGCGAAGAACAACTGCCCGACCAAGCCGTGCTCGAAGACCTGACGCGACGATTGCGTGAGCTCGGGTTCTCCTTGAGCCTGCAACATTTTGGCGGTCGCTTCAGCATGATCGGCAACCTGGCACGGCTCGGGCTGGCGTACCTGAAGATCGATGGCAGCTACATCCGCGCGATCGATCAGGAGAGCGACAAGCGCTTGTTCATCGAAGCGGTTCAGCGTGCGGCCCACAGCATTGATCTGCCGCTGATTGCCGAGCGGGTCGAGACCGAGGGTGAGTTGGCGGTGATTCGCGAGATGGGGGTGTATGGGGTTCAGGGGCGGTTGGTGGGTGAGCCGAAGCCTTGGGGGTAG
- a CDS encoding tryptophan synthase subunit beta, which produces MFYVQRNTEGQLMRVEAEAYAESSETLPADHPDLQAWFANEVMATSLKQLKQIKQLKQLQNSDLEMIRVLDDLIEVLISKGVILVTDLPAPAQAKLMDRSQAREALGGLSHLVGDDEDGLI; this is translated from the coding sequence ATGTTCTACGTGCAACGCAATACAGAAGGACAACTGATGCGCGTGGAAGCCGAAGCCTACGCCGAATCCTCGGAAACGCTGCCGGCCGACCACCCTGACCTCCAGGCCTGGTTCGCCAATGAAGTCATGGCCACGAGCCTCAAACAGCTCAAGCAAATCAAACAGCTCAAGCAACTGCAGAACAGCGACCTGGAGATGATCCGGGTACTCGACGACTTGATCGAGGTGCTGATCAGCAAAGGCGTGATTCTCGTCACCGACCTGCCGGCGCCGGCACAGGCCAAACTCATGGACCGAAGCCAGGCGCGGGAGGCGTTAGGCGGGTTGAGTCATTTGGTGGGCGATGATGAGGATGGGTTGATCTGA
- the lapG gene encoding cysteine protease LapG: protein MAVRFPISRMLRWLCGALLLAAMMLGSVLADWDFSLISRRAQALYGPLGEGRQRIDDWQHLLATQKQVSELEQLNRVNRFFNQRVRYVEDIDLWHQTDYWETPIEALWKGAGDCEDYAIAKYFSLRHLGIASDKLRITYVKALRLNRAHMVLTYYATPDAMPLVLDSLIDDIRPASQRTDLLPVYSFNAEGLWLPGAKGNQKVGDTKRLSRWQDVLKKMQAEGFPVETTH, encoded by the coding sequence TTGGCGGTACGTTTCCCCATCTCCCGGATGTTGCGCTGGCTGTGCGGCGCGTTGCTGCTGGCCGCCATGATGCTGGGCAGTGTGCTGGCCGATTGGGATTTTTCCCTGATCAGCCGTCGGGCGCAGGCATTGTACGGACCTTTGGGCGAAGGTCGGCAGCGCATTGATGATTGGCAACACTTGCTGGCGACCCAGAAGCAGGTCAGCGAGCTGGAACAGCTCAACCGGGTCAACCGGTTCTTCAACCAGCGTGTGCGCTACGTCGAAGACATCGACCTGTGGCACCAGACCGATTACTGGGAAACCCCGATCGAAGCCTTGTGGAAAGGCGCCGGTGATTGTGAAGACTACGCTATCGCCAAGTACTTCAGCCTGCGTCACCTGGGCATTGCCAGTGACAAGCTGCGCATTACCTACGTAAAGGCGTTGCGCCTGAACCGCGCGCACATGGTGCTGACCTACTACGCGACGCCGGACGCCATGCCGCTGGTGCTCGACAGCCTGATCGACGATATCCGCCCGGCCAGCCAACGTACGGATCTGCTGCCGGTCTACTCTTTCAATGCAGAGGGGTTGTGGTTGCCGGGTGCCAAGGGCAATCAGAAGGTCGGTGACACCAAGCGCCTGTCCCGTTGGCAGGATGTGCTGAAGAAAATGCAGGCCGAAGGATTCCCGGTCGAGACGACTCACTAG